From the genome of Populus trichocarpa isolate Nisqually-1 chromosome 15, P.trichocarpa_v4.1, whole genome shotgun sequence, one region includes:
- the LOC127904384 gene encoding uncharacterized protein LOC127904384, giving the protein MGTISAADHHSQRKEKVECLSKERVIGGGTASIWVKGVITRGTAPKGTLDSRGRPRAQNDRTPRRVFHLKQEEVRAASDVVAGTLLMNNFNVHMLFDTGATHSFIAKRIFTKLRKGVEIVEKGFVIGTLMGNMIETNIVYLDVGVSLSGYETEVDLIPLELHDFDIILGMNWLSKYKALIDSYAKTVTFQTLEGERMIFEGERILKLIALISVVTAQKLLRKGCMGYLAYILNSNDEGPRLKDIPVVKEFPDVFPEELPGLPPEREVEVSIDTFPGVPPIAQQPYRVAPAELNELKTQLQELLDKGFIHPNNSPWGAPVLFGARAFSKIDLRSRYYQMKIKEADVAKTAFRTRYGHYEFLVLLFGILSEIYRRFFPNCNPFDPLTRKNKKWVWSEECEKSFQELKRRLTTALVLTLPSGTKGFMVYSDASGKGLGCVLMQHGKVIAYASRQLKTHEVNYPVHDLELVAVVFAFRIWRHYLLTVGKERQLAEFKEMGADLGINLGGGLVAQLLVRPTYREQILHAQFRDKEGSKIRKNVEAGVETKFQVADEGSLMMGQWLYVPNDETVKRIVLQEAHESKFSIHPGSTKIQTPKACGTITTITIPEWKWEMITMDFVSGFPKGRKGNDAIWVIVDRLTKSALFLPIKMTNSVDKLAKIYINEVVRLHGIPVSIVSDRDPRFTSRLWPSILHALGTRLDMSTAFHP; this is encoded by the exons ATGGGGACTATTTCAGCGGCAGACCACCACTcccaaagaaaggaaaaagtggAGTGTTTGAGCA AGGAGAGGGTCATAGGTGGAGGAACTGCCAGTATCTGGGTCAAGGGTGTCATTACAAGAGGGACTGCCCCAAAAGGAACACTGGACAG TCGAGGGAGACCGAGGGCACAAAATGATCGGACCCCGAGGAGGGTCTTTCACCTGAAACAGGAGGAGGTCAGGGCTGCATcagatgtggtggcaggtacactactaatgaataattttaatgtgcatATGTTGTTTGATACGGGTGCCACCCACTCATTCATTGCTAAGAGAATTTTCACTAAACTGAGAAAGGGAGTAGAAATTGTAGAGAAGGGGTTCGTAATTGGAACTCTAATGGGAAATATgattgaaacaaatattgtatATCTGGATGTGGGGGTTAGTCTATCTGGGTATGAAACAGAAGTAGACTTGATTCCTTTAGAGttgcatgattttgacataatcCTAGGCATGAATTGGTTGAGTAAATACAAGGCTCTAATAGATAGTTATGCTAAAACTGTTACTTTCCAAACACTTGAGGGCGAGAGGATGATTTTTGAAGGAGAGAGAATTCTCAAACTGATTGCCTTAATATCGGTGGTAACAgcccaaaaacttttaagaaagggATGTATGGGATACCTCGCATATATCTTAAACTCTAATGATGAAGGTCCACGACTGAAGGATATTCCCGTGGTGAAGGAATTCCCAGATGTGTTTCCCGAAGAACTACCGGGACTACCCCCTGAGCGAGAAGTAGAGGTGTCCATAGACACTTTTCCTGGAGTCCCACCCATAGCCCAACAACCGTACCGGGTGGCTCCGGCAGAATTGAACGAGTTAAAGACTCAACTACAGGAATTGTTAGACAAAGGGTTCATACACCCCAATAATTCTCCTTGGGGAGCACCGGTTCTATTT gGAGCAAGGGCATTTTcgaagatagatctgagatcaaggtactatcagatgaagattaaagaagcgGATGTAGCAAAGACCGCATTTAGAACTCGTTACGGACACTATGAATTTTTGGTGCTTCTGTTCGG GATACTATCGGAGATTTATCGAAGGTTTTTCCCTAATTGCAACCCCTTTGACCCTCTAACtaggaagaataagaaatgggtGTGGTCAGAAGAATGTGAGAAAAGCTTCCAAGAATTGAAGAGGAGGCTCACCACTGCTCTAGTGTTAACCCTTCCCTCAGGGACCAAGGGTTTtatggtatatagtgatgcctcgGGGAAGGGATTGGGGTGTGTTTTGATGCAACATGGGAAGGTGATCGCCTATGCATCAAGGCAGTTAAAGACTCATGAGGTGAACTATCCGGTGCACGACCTGGAGTTGGTTGCTGTAGTATTTGCCTTTAGGATATGGAGACACTATTT GTTAACAGTGGGAAAGGAACGACAATTGGCGGAATTTAAAGAGATGGGTGCAGATTTGGGCATTAATTTAGGAGGTGGGCTAGTAGCCCAACTATTGGTGCGACCAACGTATCGGGAACAGATACTACATGCCCAATTCCGTGACAAGGAGGGGTCCAAGATTAGGAAGAATGTGGAGGCCGGGGTAGAAACGAAATTCCAAGTAGCTGATGAGGGATCATTGATGATGGGACAATGGTTGTACGTGCCTAATGACGAAACAGTCAAACGAATAGTTCTACAAGAAGCACATGAGTCCAAGTTCTCCATACATCCTGGCAGCACTAAGAT TCAAACACCAAAGGCCTGCGGGACCATTACAACCATTAcaattccagaatggaagtgggagatgatcaccaTGGATTTCGTGTCAGGATTTCCCAAAGGGAGGAAAGGAAATGATGCGATATGGGTCATCGTAGATCGGTTGACGAAATCCGCACTATTCTTGCCTATAAAGATGACCAACTCGGTGGACAAGCTTGCCAAGATCTACATAAACGAGGTGGTACGGCTCCATGGGATTCCGGTGTCCATTGTATCGGATCGAGATCCTAGGTTCACCTCTCGACTTTGGCCGAGCATACTACATGCCTTGGGGACAAGATTGGACATGAGCACTGCGTTTCACCCATAG